Proteins encoded in a region of the Diabrotica undecimpunctata isolate CICGRU chromosome 10, icDiaUnde3, whole genome shotgun sequence genome:
- the Muted gene encoding biogenesis of lysosome-related organelles complex 1 subunit 5 produces the protein MSEVVKDVGKIWDRLFDHRPFLNGEISLILQAFEQRRKDKEVDNLFKAIEEITEIKDTEIEKLKQAEKLTDKINGNLEEALRICDKFSELEESYKQSTALEQSRNQRKLVWDKFMGGITTKYSEINSQFESREEELKKFYEDIEKKLLI, from the exons ATGTCTGAGGTAGTTAAGG ATGTAGGCAAGATTTGGGATAGACTATTTGATCACAGACCTTTTCTAAATGGAGAAATATCATTGATATTACAAGCATTTGAA CAACGTCGGAAAGATAAAGAAGTAGATAATTTATTTAAGGCGATAGAAGAAATAACAGAGATAAAAGACACGGAGATTGAGAAGCTCAAGCAAGCTGAAAAACTCACAGATAAAATTAATGGGAATTTAGAGGAAGCACTTCGAATTTGTGATAAATTTTCAGAGTTAGAAGAATCTTACAAACAG AGCACTGCTTTGGAACAGTCGAGGAATCAGAGAAAACTGGTTTGGGATAAATTTATGGGTGGTATCACTACAAAATATTCAGAAATAAACAGCCAATTTGAAAGTAGAGAAGAAGAATTAAAgaaattttatgaagatatagaAAAGAAGCTGCTCATTTGA
- the LOC140451830 gene encoding transmembrane protein 199, protein MTQTNTAPIVNPAIRIKPSKKLKSYIKNLNSCNHLSIGINNLHKNKTEKNDKPPPKAYHLIDEDDEIYIKSISKRSKKDVFTEWPLTEASNVSSTEKLLSLEDLHCLHTHILQENQTSDKKVYLHEILEGCEIILPKNEEIPRNEELDKRCKQLKAEQENQSYFNMTKNVDSRRKIYPEDTIGYQLKQMNRHLVAIFQFIVSVAAGFAFGFIGVEIIIGSLDFGFRLLLGIICALTVALAELYFLAKKLNEDLQFEYSLEQHNKKGIKLD, encoded by the exons ATGACTCAGACTAATACAGCACCAATTGTAAACCCAGCAATAAGAATCAAACcttctaaaaaattaaaatcctACATTAAAAACTTGAATAGTTGTAATCACTTGTCAATAGGAATAAATAatctacataaaaacaaaacagagaAAAATGATAAGCCACCACCAAAAGCATATCACTTAATAGATGAGGATgatgaaatttatattaaatctATTTCTAAAAGAAGTAAAAAGGATGTTTTCACAGAGTGGCCTTTAACCGAAGCTTCTAATGTTAGTAGTACAGAAAAATTACTTAGTTTGGAAGATTTACATTGTCTCCACACACATATTTTGCAAGAAAACCAGACATCAGATAAGAAAGTGTATCTGCATGAGATACTGGAAGGATGTGAGATCATTCTACCTAAAAATGAGGAGATACCAAGGAatgaagaactggataagaggtGTAAACAACTAAAAGCTGAGCAAGAAAACCAGAGCTACTTCAATATGACAAAAAATGTGGACAGCAGGAGAAAAATTTATCCTGAAGACACTATAGGATACCAAT TGAAGCAAATGAATCGTCATTTGGTAGCCATTTTCCAGTTCATTGTGTCCGTTGCTGCTGGCTTCGCTTTTGGTTTTATTGGAGTGGAGATCATAATTGGAAGTTTAGATTTTGGATTCAGGCTTTTGCTAGGCATCATTTGTGCGTTGACGGTGGCTTTAGCGGAACTTTATTTCCTAGCAAAAAAACTCAACGAGGATCTACAATTTGAGTATTCCTTGGAACAACATAATAAGAAGGGAATTAAATTAGATTAG